A region of Elusimicrobiota bacterium DNA encodes the following proteins:
- a CDS encoding tetratricopeptide repeat protein: protein MRRGNRNIVWLCLLGALLWRGPLWALTPRELTDPVEALSRASAPLNGVESLLAAQERDAVRAYREKLIEEGRSDAANRVRCLEELYAGNNAGALQALELLEKKDAWATSRVNYLTGLMDVQRSFARTKSDHFIFLTRSEDAFLGPTALPSLENAYARVAEFFGSSPTVAVQVEVYPTVDSFVFASTLSRETIERTGAVASVAFGRVMALSPEATAFGYRWMDFLVHEYVHSNLTRVSGGNCPIWLQEGTARFLETGWRRPEGFTHTPSARALLTRAVLSDTSTVSGLLTFGSMEPSFLRLESQEKASLAFAETSDAVDFIVREFGQEKLRDLLIAFRSKTRAEAFQSTLGMTEAEFEKNWRDSLADLTEVPTELARGALTESIRLGTGEDLSLVGPDIQNFLRLGDRLRQQGSLNGAIVEYKKAVDLEPDNGVALTRLARAYVGAEKASSAEELLKRVMEKNHAYASSFVMLGDLFFDDGRYEEAQTVLQQALEINPFHPKIHEVLGLIAVDVGNFVLARQSLNLALRFDPNNDAVRQALKRMPKGR from the coding sequence ATGAGGCGGGGTAACCGAAATATTGTCTGGTTATGTCTTCTAGGGGCCCTGCTGTGGCGGGGGCCCCTGTGGGCCCTGACACCGAGGGAGTTGACGGATCCCGTGGAGGCTTTGTCTCGGGCCTCGGCCCCGTTGAACGGGGTGGAATCTTTGCTGGCGGCCCAGGAACGGGACGCGGTTCGGGCGTATCGAGAAAAATTGATCGAAGAGGGCCGGTCGGACGCCGCTAACCGCGTGCGATGTTTGGAAGAACTCTACGCGGGGAACAACGCCGGTGCCCTACAGGCGTTGGAACTATTGGAAAAGAAGGACGCGTGGGCGACGTCGCGGGTAAACTATCTGACCGGGCTCATGGATGTTCAGCGGTCTTTCGCGCGGACGAAATCCGACCATTTCATTTTCCTGACGCGGTCGGAAGACGCCTTCCTGGGCCCCACCGCTCTGCCGTCGTTGGAAAACGCCTACGCGCGGGTGGCGGAGTTTTTTGGTTCCTCTCCAACGGTGGCGGTGCAGGTGGAAGTGTATCCGACGGTGGATAGTTTTGTCTTCGCCTCAACCTTATCGCGGGAGACGATCGAACGGACAGGGGCCGTGGCCTCCGTTGCGTTCGGGCGTGTCATGGCCCTGTCTCCGGAGGCGACGGCTTTCGGATACCGCTGGATGGATTTCCTCGTTCATGAATACGTCCACTCCAACCTCACCCGCGTTTCGGGCGGGAACTGCCCGATCTGGCTTCAGGAAGGAACCGCCCGATTCCTCGAGACAGGGTGGCGTCGGCCCGAAGGGTTCACCCATACACCCAGCGCGCGGGCTCTTTTAACCCGCGCCGTTCTCTCGGACACCTCCACGGTTTCGGGGCTGTTAACCTTCGGTTCCATGGAACCTTCTTTTCTTCGGTTAGAATCCCAGGAGAAGGCGTCGCTCGCGTTCGCGGAAACGTCGGACGCGGTGGATTTTATTGTTCGAGAATTCGGCCAGGAAAAATTGCGTGATCTGCTCATCGCGTTTCGATCAAAAACGAGGGCCGAAGCGTTCCAGTCTACCCTCGGCATGACCGAAGCGGAGTTCGAAAAAAACTGGCGGGATTCTCTGGCCGACTTGACGGAGGTCCCGACCGAATTGGCGCGGGGCGCGCTCACCGAGTCCATTCGTTTGGGGACCGGAGAAGACTTGTCTTTGGTGGGACCCGACATTCAAAATTTTTTGCGTCTTGGCGATCGTTTGCGCCAGCAAGGTTCATTGAACGGGGCCATCGTGGAATACAAGAAGGCCGTGGATTTGGAGCCAGACAACGGGGTGGCCTTGACGCGGTTGGCGCGGGCCTACGTGGGGGCCGAGAAGGCGTCTTCGGCGGAGGAGCTTCTGAAACGCGTCATGGAAAAAAACCACGCCTACGCTTCCTCCTTTGTCATGCTGGGGGACTTGTTTTTTGACGACGGCCGGTACGAGGAGGCCCAAACGGTTTTGCAACAGGCCCTGGAAATTAATCCCTTCCATCCAAAGATTCATGAGGTTTTGGGGCTCATCGCTGTGGATGTCGGTAATTTCGTTTTAGCGAGGCAATCGTTGAACCTGGCCCTGCGTTTCGACCCGAATAACGATGCTGTGCGGCAGGCGCTGAAGCGAATGCCGAAAGGG